TTCCTCGTCGTCTCCGGCTGAAATCCGCGTCGAAAGAACTTGAGACATATCTGGTGACGAAAGCATGTCAATCGTGACGTTTGGATATTCTTGCTCAAAGCTCGCGATCACGTCACCCATCCACTTTCGCCCATTGCCACCTTCAAAAAATCCGTACTTCAACGTCACTTCAACATCTTTCGGCAAGCCATTGTCATACACTTCACCGCTAGCTTGTCCTTCTTGTTCTGTTGAGTTTCCTTCACCCGATGATCCGCTCGTTGACTCTTGACTTCCACCGCTCATGCCTGGCATACCACACCCGACGAGTACGATAAGCGCCAGGATAAACAAAGTCAGCGTATACATTACTTTTTTCATACCATTCATCCTCTCTATTACTATTTAATCAATTTGATTTATTTAATGATTGTATCACTTTTCTGTAAATGTTCTGTTAATGCGCGAATGATTTTCGGTTAAGTTCACGCAGGTGAGAGACTGTTCGTACTCATTTGAAGGGAGGATACGAACAGCCCTGTATCACGACTACTTTAAATACGGTCGCTTCAACTCGTCATCCCACGCCCATATGGTGTCAAAGTCAAATCCTAAACGGTCACTAAAGAAAGCCTGCGTCTTAAACACTTCTGCACTGATGCCAAGTCCTTTTTCATTTGTCAAGGATTCGTCAGTGATCCGCTCCACCTCAACGATCATGTTGTCATTGGCAAAGTTGTTTTCTAGCGTTGCCGTATGTCCATTCAATACTCTGGCGACGACGCGGTTGGCGCTGACCGGCGTTCTTACTTCGTCATTTAAAGCAATGGTGTTACGGACGACGGTGTCGTTGTATGCATAGCCGCTGATGCCGCCAGCGTTATTTTCGAGGGCGGTCACATTGCCGGTAGCGTAGCTGCGTTCGGTCAGACTGCCTGCGTTTGTAATACCAATCAGTCCGCCGGCTTGCTTTTCCGTCGCCGTGACGAGAGCGTCGGAATAGCTGTCGCGGACGATACCATTAGAATAACCAATCAGTCCGCCAACAGTGTTTTCTCCGGTGACTGTGCCTGTCGAATAACTGCGCTCCACTGTGCCATTGTTTACATTGACTAACACGCCGGTTTGCGGTGCTCCATCTTCTCCGGTGATATCCGCATTGGTCATTGCTACATGCTGAATCGTTCCTGCATTCAAGTGGAATAATGCGCCATACGATGAATGAACATTTTTCAATGTCTTCCCATTCCCATCAAATACGCCCATAAACGGAACGTCTCTGACTAATTGGGGTACGGCCTCTCCTTGGAAGTCCACATCGTTTTTTAGTCGATAGCGTTCTTTCGGAAAGCGACTGATCTCTTGTAAGTCGGCAATGCTCTCAATTAGGTAAAAGCCGTCTGTGTCTTCTGCTAATGCCGGAGTGCCGCCACCGCTCTGCTCGGTATTTTCACGGTTCTCTTGCAACAGTGGGCGATTTGCGGTTTCGTCCCACGTCCACACGTTCTGAAAATCCCAGCCTAGCTCATCTTCATACGTCGCTTGCTGCTGTAATTCTGCTGCTGTTTTGCTGGCGCCTTTTTCGTTGTCAGCGTCTGCACTTGTTTGCCCTTCTTTACTGACCATCATCGTGTCCAGTCCGACATTGTTGACGAGTGTCGCCTGCTCGCCGGCAAGCATTCTGGCGACGATTCGGTTTGCGGCTGAAATCGTAATGACAGAGGGGTTTAACGCAGCGCTGTTTTTTATGACGGTGTTGTTATAGCTGTAGCCGCTCACACCGCCCGAGTTGCTTTGTCCGGATGTGACAGAGCCTGTCGCGTATACGTTTTCCGTGATGCTGCCTCGATTCGTAATCCCAATGAGGCCGCCGGATTGTTTGGACGTCGCTTTGACGTTTGCCGTCGAGTAGCTATTGCGGACAACACCATTAGAATAGCCGACGAGGCCGCCGACGTTAGACGTGCCGGTGATGGTGCCAGTCGTATACGCTTGCTCGATCGTGCCGTTATTGACATCAGCTAAGATGCCTGCGTCACTGCGGCCAGCGTTGACTTCAGCATCGATGACCGCAACGTTCTTAATCGTCCCTTCGTTCATGCGGAAGAGTCCTGCGCCACCGTCTTCTGCGACAAACTCAACGCCGGAAATGGTGTGGCCATTGCCGTCAAAGACACCTGTAAACGGGTCGTCTACAGCGCCGATCGCTGTGATCACATCATTGTTCCCAACAATGTTAGCGGTAAGCCGATAGTGTTTATCCGGGTAGTCGTTGATTTTTTCAAAATCGCTGATGCTGTCAATCTTATAAGGGTTTTCCACTGTTCCGTCTCCGTCCATCGCGTCGCGAATGACCGTTTCTGGGAAGATGTCATTTCGATCGGTGACGTTATCCCAAACGAATAATTTAACCGTCTGCTGGTCAGTAAATGTCAATGGTTCAGCAAAGTGAATCATCTGCTCGCGTCCGAGATGCTCTAAAGCGACTTCCTTCGTTTGCGAAGCGACTAATTCTCCGGTTTGGTCATAAACAGCGCCCATTACCGCAACGTCGTCCACGGACTCAGGATAATTTAAAATGCCAATACCGTTAAACACACCTTCTTCAACGTCAATACTCGTCAGCTCAAGATGGTTTTTAGGCGGCGCGAGTGTAAACTCATCGATGACGTCGCCGTTGTTGTTATAGGCTTTCCATGTGAGTGAAGTGTCATCAGCTTCAAGGACAGCACCCGTTTGCACGTCATCATCGTACACGATATGATCCCAATCGTACGTTTCGTTATCGTAAAATTTCGGGCCGGAAGAGCCCATTGTAATAAAAGTCGTGCCGAGGGTCATCGCTTCGTCACGCTGATCGACTGCACCATCACGAATCGATGTCCGTTTATACACATGGTCGTGACCACCAATGTATAAGCGAACGCCGAGCTGCTGCATTTTCTGCGTCATTTGCGCCCGATCCGCACTCATCCCCGGATCATCACTATGCGAACCGCCGTAATAAGGGAAATGACCGACGACCACCTTCCACACTTTATCAGTCGAACGCATATCCTCTTCCAGCCAGTCAAGTTGTTCTTCAGTCAGCTCTAACGAATTTAAGACAGCGACGTGCACATTGCCTTGATCAAAAGAGTAATAGTCTTCTTTATCACTGCCGTTTTTCGGGAGATTAAAGAAATGCTTGAACGAGCTCGCGTCTGCATCCTGAACGTATTCATGATTGCCAAGCATGTTGGCCGACAATAGCCCAATGTCATCATAGACGGTTTGGAACACGTCATTCCACGCGTGGATGCTGCCCGCCGCATCGACGAGGTCGCCGACTTGAACCATCACTTCTCCCTCTGGATGCTTTTCTTTAAGAACGGAAAGCATTTCTGTGAACAGCGCAAAACTTTGTTTGTCACGATCAGGAACTTGTAAATCCCCCATCATGTACATCGTTGTAGCGTTCGCATCCGTAGCTGTCGTAAACGTATGAACGTCGCCCCACGGACCATTTTTCTTCAGACCATAACGATATTCGTATGTCGTCCCTGCGTCTAAGTCGGTAAGATCTGCTTCGTGGGCTGCTAATATGCGGTAATGACTCGAATCGATGTCGTCACCGTACGCCGATTCAAAGTACGACACGTTCG
This DNA window, taken from Litoribacterium kuwaitense, encodes the following:
- a CDS encoding CehA/McbA family metallohydrolase; translated protein: MKSKRVHVITGMITMLLLLLSSFPTATGAENDRAEYLQMKLYRGELHAHTSISDGVLMPKDAFEHVQANTALDFFGTTEHDVTYDISSGNSYLQKYEDSYSEEFKVVHEQHNDYNSREFVTVPGTEVTWYDQAGHVNLFNTEWFPRTYGKGATGQFGMGDLKYDLPTFYGRVSQDQDAIVQFNHPDAGGKGDFFGFSHFNEEVDRNVTLFEYKVARYFDTYIQALDQGWHVSPTYGGDEHSANWGSNNPALTGLWTTSLTREEIYDAMRNRRTYSSFDENFVFAFSANGQILGSILPSDTEEIEVNMVFRDPDQEDHIDRVVIYTNEGEVVKEYTNIADNEFSKNETLPSENGDYFLVRVFQADGDEIIGAPIWIGDVTRGTDFAPEIAVHGKLPKKVKLGDTVQIPDAVATDDSGDAPEVTVDVFNSKGHVNVENQAFLIEEYGEYFVRYYATDGAGNSRAELIQIDVKDNQLDADKVLNEFSPVVNVGANEQEVGINLVTDRVVDQAYVQYKRAEDSWKKAPTVKTNVSYFESAYGDDIDSSHYRILAAHEADLTDLDAGTTYEYRYGLKKNGPWGDVHTFTTATDANATTMYMMGDLQVPDRDKQSFALFTEMLSVLKEKHPEGEVMVQVGDLVDAAGSIHAWNDVFQTVYDDIGLLSANMLGNHEYVQDADASSFKHFFNLPKNGSDKEDYYSFDQGNVHVAVLNSLELTEEQLDWLEEDMRSTDKVWKVVVGHFPYYGGSHSDDPGMSADRAQMTQKMQQLGVRLYIGGHDHVYKRTSIRDGAVDQRDEAMTLGTTFITMGSSGPKFYDNETYDWDHIVYDDDVQTGAVLEADDTSLTWKAYNNNGDVIDEFTLAPPKNHLELTSIDVEEGVFNGIGILNYPESVDDVAVMGAVYDQTGELVASQTKEVALEHLGREQMIHFAEPLTFTDQQTVKLFVWDNVTDRNDIFPETVIRDAMDGDGTVENPYKIDSISDFEKINDYPDKHYRLTANIVGNNDVITAIGAVDDPFTGVFDGNGHTISGVEFVAEDGGAGLFRMNEGTIKNVAVIDAEVNAGRSDAGILADVNNGTIEQAYTTGTITGTSNVGGLVGYSNGVVRNSYSTANVKATSKQSGGLIGITNRGSITENVYATGSVTSGQSNSGGVSGYSYNNTVIKNSAALNPSVITISAANRIVARMLAGEQATLVNNVGLDTMMVSKEGQTSADADNEKGASKTAAELQQQATYEDELGWDFQNVWTWDETANRPLLQENRENTEQSGGGTPALAEDTDGFYLIESIADLQEISRFPKERYRLKNDVDFQGEAVPQLVRDVPFMGVFDGNGKTLKNVHSSYGALFHLNAGTIQHVAMTNADITGEDGAPQTGVLVNVNNGTVERSYSTGTVTGENTVGGLIGYSNGIVRDSYSDALVTATEKQAGGLIGITNAGSLTERSYATGNVTALENNAGGISGYAYNDTVVRNTIALNDEVRTPVSANRVVARVLNGHTATLENNFANDNMIVEVERITDESLTNEKGLGISAEVFKTQAFFSDRLGFDFDTIWAWDDELKRPYLK